One Cucumis sativus cultivar 9930 chromosome 1, Cucumber_9930_V3, whole genome shotgun sequence DNA segment encodes these proteins:
- the LOC101220380 gene encoding lactoylglutathione lyase isoform X2 produces the protein MASSPKESPANNPGLQATPDDATKGYIMQQTMYRIKDPKVSLDFYSRVLGMSLLKRLDFPEMKFSLYFMGYEDTASAPESSVDRTVWTFGRKATIELTHNWGTESDPEFKGYHNGNSDPRGFGHIGITVDDTIKACERFERLGVEFVKKPDDGKMKGIAFIKDPDGYWIEIFDLKTVGKVTSEAA, from the exons ATGGCTTCGTCTCCTAAAGAATCTCCAGCCAACAATCCAGGACTTCAGGCTACCCCTGATGATGCCACTAAAGGTTACATCATGCAACAGACT ATGTATCGGATTAAGGATCCTAAAGTCAGTCTCGACTTCTATTCTCGAGTTCTGGGAATGTC ATTACTCAAGAGGCTGGATTTCCCTGAAATGAAGTTTAGTTTGTACTTTATGGGTTATGAG GATACAGCATCTGCACCAGAAAGCTCAGTTGATAGAACAGTGTGGACTTTTGGTCGAAAGGCTACGATTGAGTTAACACA CAACTGGGGTACTGAAAGTGACCCTGAATTCAAAGGATATCATAATGGGAACTCAGATCCTCGTGGCTTTG GACACATTGGCATAACTGTTGATGACACAATTAAGGCATGTGAAAGATTTGAACGCTTAGGTGTGGAATTTGTTAAAAAACCAGATGACG GCAAGATGAAAGGAATTGCATTTATCAAGGATCCTGATGGCTACTGGATTGAAATCTTTGATCTCAAAACTGTTGGAAAAGTTACTTCTGAGGCTGCTTGA
- the LOC101220380 gene encoding lactoylglutathione lyase isoform X1, which yields MASLSVATILSRLSILGFASKSSFKNQLLISSNSSRIERLNRLRPFSMASSPKESPANNPGLQATPDDATKGYIMQQTMYRIKDPKVSLDFYSRVLGMSLLKRLDFPEMKFSLYFMGYEDTASAPESSVDRTVWTFGRKATIELTHNWGTESDPEFKGYHNGNSDPRGFGHIGITVDDTIKACERFERLGVEFVKKPDDGKMKGIAFIKDPDGYWIEIFDLKTVGKVTSEAA from the exons ATGGCTTCCTTATCAGTGGCCACCATTTTATCCCGTCTCTCTATTTTGGGGTTTGCATCAAagtcttcttttaaaaaccAATTATTGATCTCCTCCAATAGTAGTAGAATCGAG AGATTGAATCGATTGAGACCCTTTTCCATGGCTTCGTCTCCTAAAGAATCTCCAGCCAACAATCCAGGACTTCAGGCTACCCCTGATGATGCCACTAAAGGTTACATCATGCAACAGACT ATGTATCGGATTAAGGATCCTAAAGTCAGTCTCGACTTCTATTCTCGAGTTCTGGGAATGTC ATTACTCAAGAGGCTGGATTTCCCTGAAATGAAGTTTAGTTTGTACTTTATGGGTTATGAG GATACAGCATCTGCACCAGAAAGCTCAGTTGATAGAACAGTGTGGACTTTTGGTCGAAAGGCTACGATTGAGTTAACACA CAACTGGGGTACTGAAAGTGACCCTGAATTCAAAGGATATCATAATGGGAACTCAGATCCTCGTGGCTTTG GACACATTGGCATAACTGTTGATGACACAATTAAGGCATGTGAAAGATTTGAACGCTTAGGTGTGGAATTTGTTAAAAAACCAGATGACG GCAAGATGAAAGGAATTGCATTTATCAAGGATCCTGATGGCTACTGGATTGAAATCTTTGATCTCAAAACTGTTGGAAAAGTTACTTCTGAGGCTGCTTGA